From a single Candidatus Defluviilinea gracilis genomic region:
- a CDS encoding thiamine diphosphokinase, with the protein MHRILIFANGELPDLEKARALLRPDDFILCADGGTRHALALNLEPNLIIGDMDSIDRAEWKTLEEKNIPIELFPRDKNETDLELALHKAIELNPEEIIIVTALGGRMDHTLANIVLVSDLRLSTFNLQLDDGTEHLQFCRTQAEVRGRSGDIVSLIPWGSPVHGVQTENLKWQLKDETLFPEKTRGISNEMTADTASIKIESGLLLIIHHRQSLVSNPPILKG; encoded by the coding sequence ATGCACCGCATCCTAATTTTCGCCAACGGCGAACTACCCGACCTCGAAAAAGCCCGCGCTCTCCTGCGCCCCGACGACTTCATCCTCTGCGCAGACGGCGGCACGCGTCACGCGCTTGCGCTGAACCTCGAGCCTAACCTTATCATCGGCGATATGGATTCCATTGACCGCGCCGAATGGAAAACACTTGAAGAAAAAAATATCCCCATCGAACTCTTCCCGCGCGACAAAAACGAAACCGACCTCGAACTCGCCCTCCACAAAGCCATCGAACTGAATCCCGAAGAGATCATCATCGTTACCGCATTAGGCGGTCGCATGGATCACACCCTAGCCAACATCGTTCTCGTCTCCGACCTTCGACTTTCGACCTTCAACCTTCAACTGGATGACGGCACCGAACACCTCCAATTTTGCCGCACCCAAGCCGAAGTCCGCGGAAGAAGCGGAGACATCGTCTCGTTGATTCCGTGGGGCAGTCCCGTTCACGGAGTCCAAACCGAAAACCTGAAATGGCAACTCAAGGACGAAACTTTATTTCCCGAAAAAACACGCGGCATCAGCAACGAAATGACCGCCGACACCGCCTCCATCAAAATCGAATCAGGCTTGCTCCTCATCATCCACCATCGCCAATCTCTAGTTTCCAATCCTCCAATTCTCAAAGGTTAA
- a CDS encoding alpha/beta hydrolase, which translates to MSAILLDGSIVHYEVLGRGRPVIFLHGWVGSWKYWISSMQVASTSYRAYALDLWGFGDTAHVETNFTLTQQASLIDRFLIEMGIGKVALVGHGLGGLVALCYAINFPGSVDRVMTISCPPTIEGVNQRLQTSAPGDLVDWLSNRTAESTAALADAPKANVQAVTASLKGLQADNLYPNFRILNIPALFVYGETDPAISVPEESAVTSTLIHQIVLETSGHFPMLDESVKFNRLLTDFLALESGASPSELQLKEEWKRRVR; encoded by the coding sequence TTGAGCGCGATTCTTCTCGACGGTTCGATTGTGCATTACGAGGTGCTCGGGCGGGGACGCCCGGTCATCTTTCTGCACGGTTGGGTGGGCTCATGGAAGTATTGGATTTCCTCCATGCAAGTCGCATCCACATCGTATCGCGCCTATGCCCTGGATCTGTGGGGGTTTGGCGATACCGCCCATGTCGAGACAAACTTCACACTGACCCAACAGGCTTCATTGATCGACCGTTTCCTCATCGAAATGGGTATCGGCAAGGTTGCCCTGGTGGGTCATGGTTTGGGTGGGTTGGTGGCGTTGTGCTATGCCATCAACTTTCCCGGCAGTGTGGACCGGGTCATGACGATCAGTTGCCCGCCCACCATCGAAGGCGTAAACCAGCGTTTGCAGACCTCCGCGCCCGGCGACTTGGTCGACTGGCTGTCGAATCGCACAGCGGAATCGACAGCCGCCCTTGCAGACGCTCCAAAAGCCAACGTTCAAGCTGTTACCGCCTCCTTGAAGGGACTCCAAGCCGACAATCTGTACCCGAACTTCCGCATTCTCAACATCCCCGCATTGTTTGTGTACGGCGAAACCGACCCGGCGATCAGCGTTCCGGAGGAGAGCGCGGTAACCTCCACGTTGATTCACCAGATCGTCCTTGAAACGTCCGGGCATTTCCCCATGCTCGATGAATCGGTCAAATTCAACCGCCTGCTGACCGATTTCCTCGCCCTCGAATCGGGAGCCAGCCCCAGCGAACTCCAATTGAAAGAGGAATGGAAACGCAGGGTTAGATGA
- a CDS encoding response regulator — MAKILIAEDERDIRDLVAFTLRFAGHEVIAATNGEEAVELAPKINPDLILMDVRMPRMTGYEACKIMKTMPGIKEVPVVFLTARGQESEIQQGLGAGAEEYLLKPFAPDQLTERVKAILAKFGK, encoded by the coding sequence ATGGCGAAGATACTAATTGCTGAAGATGAACGCGATATTCGGGATTTGGTTGCCTTTACACTGCGGTTTGCGGGTCATGAGGTGATTGCCGCCACCAACGGGGAGGAAGCGGTGGAGCTTGCGCCAAAGATCAACCCGGACTTAATTCTCATGGATGTGCGTATGCCGCGCATGACCGGTTACGAAGCCTGCAAAATCATGAAGACCATGCCGGGCATCAAAGAAGTTCCCGTGGTGTTCCTCACCGCGCGGGGGCAGGAATCGGAAATCCAGCAGGGGCTGGGAGCGGGAGCCGAAGAGTACCTGCTCAAGCCGTTTGCGCCCGATCAACTCACTGAGCGCGTGAAAGCAATCTTGGCAAAATTCGGAAAATAA
- a CDS encoding GAF domain-containing protein: protein MLVGLDVSFWLISIAAVLLLLVLVALWFRRLPENVQVGGALNPAVEIPSSTNLTEAIVTVQPGGRVDYLNDLARDWFGLRADEPPELEKLIRKARPAEDFLNLCATHGQKRLSVGGRLVEATSYQVPGPYPLMFIAMRGVSLASSVDAALPDSSMLKIISDFGRGVTESLDLDYTIYSILLHVSHLVPADVMEIKIWDALRKTFDTYALDPSGASKTIRAYTSQFGALTETLVARRAPILIPDIRSANPEMAQLGEKSPVLSYIGLPLFANNELIGALEFGHLTAGTLGQHDLDLLQLVSSQAGFGIHNARKYANEVRRSKELSGLVNLTQSVGVTQDYLSLINRLIDSISPLFAVDILGFLLYDANKRTLEGQVPFQGLPRHIVEIYRTTILPESPAEKMIQEGRLISTRNAADDRTWGELGLQTIAQAASLRESVLAPMIAGDHFVGFVQISNHKQASVEFSESELRLIETVASQAAGIIHNSFLVERTRQRAIRSDGLRRIANLSTSTAGLDEIVQLSVDELARLLRCDLVALFLEDQKTGGLQLHESSVVGVSTEATSPLLRLHAEGVPYRATVAGTRKSISTGRLSLERNIAPGYLPLFSRLQMESVLIVPVTVREKSLGELILGSRKTDFFGNYDLEIALAAAGQLADAIEDHSRFMQTDEVLRRRVEQLSSLARVSRELNTTQDLKSLLEVIRDEALRVTRAECGTILLFDSNVPSFPPSVLLTIGCPLPSTFPHIEQTVIETGAPQLVEDYTENGKIPIHDGVVSALIVPMLNQEKTVGLMHLHAGQPSFFDASSLEIAQTLASQAAVAIGNVERFQKQRESVEVLRRRAETLSRLTDVAGGLNFENPLDQTLRAILVSMCEATPFETALISVLEPGGLLRRITGVGFTPEMLNDLMARRQPLISLQQMLQPQFLVSRSYFIPVDQAPIIPSDVLLVTVNPASGAERSPSAWDPDDLLIVPLEDETGNTLGIISVDSPRNGLRPDRAAIEALEVFAAQASIAILNYGRFTELRNKVDSLKSGLDRQERFINLTQKDLPILLRKDLDQTIAIHNLDHRGQRVRAGLAITESVSRQLDASSALQALGRETLTQLSMSVAMIAESANEGPRLMAVLGNVTRSTNPEALFGQRNPLRACLQTGETILIPNVDENIEWRETPLLTALQAKSAICLPIKIDKRTVAAMLAISREPMPAFTGEDRQVYNQIARQTSVILQNISLLNETRKRLQEVNLLLDFSRQLRGLDSDRIVRALLDSARRALPAAHAGVVLVWDEQTNQLYPHAVSGYADNDSMKRILYHPGESLPGQVFESRKALRVDEIQFTRDYLFSTESQLLYRQATGGRLPVSSLFIPVQSGDQPVGVLVLDNFNTPAAFTPEDEALLLSLSQQVGLSLQNVRLVRTTQERAAQLGALTDAATSLASSLQRNELVASLLNQLEPVIPYDTAALWLRERDKLTVAAAKGFPDTERRLGLTVAVEDSALFNEMIRTGQGILVGDVRQDARFPALEAPRLSWMGMPLISKNEVIGVLALEKWQAYYYTRDHMQVGKTFSSQAAVALENARLFEESISRATELDERSERLGLLNRFSSALSGLLDEGRIFQLTAEELLAAMLTPRVSVVTFERGSAVLKYDLPRSKSKLPAKLPDAPIFHRLKESLGVFTTDAVENEADLAPLSGFLGSRTKALLILPLVSGASLRALVFVHQGESIRFSVTEMELARTLTTQASIALENARLFQATVFTAERFSILNKASYEVGASLDPEQIYTAVHKAAQQLMPVESFVISLLDAETDEIEGVYLVDGNARSPSVRLPRSEGLSGRVISTGLPLLLHGRENVEAMGAVIYGKPDVPVSILAVPMTLGGKTVGMLSAQSYQTNVYTQEDLQILSTLANQAVVAIQNGRLFKETQRLAEELELRVVDRTAQLQREQQSTETLLRILTEVSSSLDLDRALNRTLALLNDAVGAEQGTIMLVSAEDNLLHYRAGYGYLSDRVTAEGRGFTLKVGEGLAGWIVRHREPALVNDLFLDDRWVKTATTAREHRSAIAMPLLVAEDVIGVLMVYHRKPHFFNAEMLSLVKAIAGQVAVAINNARLYELIRDQAERLGSMLRREQEDASRSQAILEAVADGVLVTDPNNRISFLNQSAEDILSLESGKVIGQTLDVFGGLFGKSAASWMQTINNWSESPSSYHAGETFAEQLVLENGLIVLVHLAPVILQNDFLGTVSIFRDITHEVEVDRLKSEFVATVSHELRTPMTSIRGYVDVLLMGAAGALNENQTHFLKIVKGNTERLNILVNDLLDISRLESGRVTLSPQALDLREVAEDVIGDVLRRSQEENKPIALSLDAPKKLPYVFGDAERVRQVLANLVDNAYHYTPENGTILVQLHPSDAGGEVQVNIKDNGVGIALGDQPRVFERFYRGEHPLVLATPGTGLGLSIVKELVEMHKGRIWVQSAGLDGEGSTFSFTLPVFKN from the coding sequence ATGCTTGTCGGGCTCGATGTAAGTTTTTGGTTGATCTCTATTGCCGCAGTACTGCTGTTGTTGGTACTGGTGGCGCTCTGGTTTCGCCGTCTGCCGGAGAATGTGCAGGTGGGGGGAGCGCTTAACCCAGCGGTAGAAATTCCATCCTCCACAAATTTAACTGAAGCGATTGTAACGGTCCAGCCGGGCGGACGGGTGGATTATCTCAACGACCTTGCGCGCGATTGGTTTGGCTTGCGAGCCGACGAACCCCCCGAACTCGAAAAACTGATTCGCAAAGCAAGACCCGCGGAAGATTTTCTCAATCTTTGCGCGACGCACGGGCAAAAACGATTGTCTGTCGGCGGAAGGCTGGTGGAGGCGACCTCGTATCAGGTGCCGGGTCCATACCCGTTGATGTTTATCGCCATGCGGGGCGTCAGCCTGGCGTCGAGCGTCGATGCGGCGCTGCCCGATTCGTCTATGCTGAAAATCATCTCGGATTTTGGCAGGGGCGTGACCGAAAGCCTCGATCTGGATTACACGATCTATTCCATTTTATTGCATGTGTCGCATCTCGTCCCGGCCGATGTTATGGAGATCAAGATCTGGGACGCGCTTCGGAAAACATTCGACACCTATGCCCTCGATCCCTCCGGGGCGTCGAAAACGATTCGCGCTTATACATCGCAATTTGGCGCGCTGACCGAAACGCTGGTTGCGCGTCGCGCTCCAATTCTTATCCCCGACATCCGCTCTGCAAACCCAGAGATGGCGCAACTGGGCGAAAAGTCGCCCGTCTTGTCGTACATCGGCTTGCCGTTATTCGCAAATAATGAACTGATCGGCGCGCTCGAATTCGGCCATCTCACAGCGGGCACACTGGGGCAACACGATCTCGATCTGTTGCAACTCGTCTCTTCGCAGGCAGGGTTCGGGATACACAACGCGCGGAAATATGCGAATGAAGTGAGGCGGTCAAAAGAATTAAGCGGCTTGGTAAACCTGACCCAATCTGTGGGCGTGACGCAGGATTACTTGAGCCTGATCAATCGTCTGATCGACAGCATTTCCCCCTTGTTCGCCGTGGATATCCTCGGTTTTCTTCTTTACGATGCCAACAAACGAACGCTTGAAGGCCAGGTTCCATTTCAAGGGTTGCCGCGTCATATTGTCGAAATTTATCGAACAACGATCCTGCCTGAAAGCCCGGCGGAAAAAATGATTCAAGAGGGCAGGCTGATCTCCACGCGTAATGCCGCCGATGACCGAACCTGGGGCGAACTTGGTCTTCAAACGATCGCGCAAGCCGCCAGTTTGCGCGAGTCGGTTCTGGCGCCGATGATCGCGGGCGATCACTTTGTCGGTTTCGTTCAAATCTCCAATCACAAACAGGCGTCCGTTGAATTCTCGGAATCGGAATTGCGCCTGATCGAGACGGTTGCCAGCCAGGCGGCGGGAATTATTCATAACTCCTTTTTAGTGGAACGCACCCGTCAGCGGGCGATCCGTTCCGATGGATTGCGCAGAATCGCCAACCTCTCCACCTCCACCGCAGGGTTGGATGAGATTGTTCAATTATCTGTGGATGAATTGGCGCGCCTGCTTCGGTGCGATCTGGTGGCGCTATTCCTTGAAGATCAAAAGACCGGTGGTTTGCAACTACATGAAAGCTCTGTTGTCGGAGTTTCCACGGAAGCAACAAGCCCGTTATTGAGGCTCCATGCTGAAGGCGTTCCCTATCGCGCCACTGTGGCAGGCACTCGGAAGTCGATCTCGACCGGGCGGTTAAGCCTCGAGCGAAATATTGCTCCGGGGTATCTGCCCCTGTTTTCTCGATTACAAATGGAATCGGTTCTTATCGTCCCCGTGACAGTGCGCGAGAAAAGCCTGGGCGAATTGATTCTCGGGAGCCGAAAAACTGATTTCTTCGGCAATTATGATCTCGAGATTGCCCTTGCCGCCGCGGGCCAACTGGCGGACGCAATTGAAGATCATTCGCGCTTCATGCAAACCGACGAGGTTTTGCGCCGCCGGGTGGAACAACTTTCTTCGCTGGCTCGCGTCAGCCGCGAACTGAATACGACGCAGGATCTCAAATCCTTGCTCGAGGTGATCCGAGACGAGGCTCTGCGGGTCACGCGCGCCGAGTGCGGCACGATCCTGTTGTTCGACTCGAACGTTCCCTCCTTCCCACCATCCGTTTTGCTGACTATCGGCTGCCCCCTCCCTTCGACATTCCCGCACATCGAGCAAACGGTGATCGAGACAGGCGCGCCTCAACTGGTTGAAGACTACACCGAAAACGGGAAGATCCCCATTCACGATGGCGTTGTCTCCGCGCTGATCGTTCCAATGCTTAATCAGGAAAAGACCGTTGGGTTAATGCACTTGCATGCCGGACAACCCTCTTTCTTCGACGCGTCCTCCCTCGAAATCGCCCAGACCCTTGCCTCGCAAGCCGCTGTGGCGATCGGCAATGTGGAACGGTTTCAAAAACAACGCGAAAGCGTGGAAGTTCTGCGCCGCCGCGCTGAAACCCTTTCCCGTCTGACAGACGTGGCGGGAGGGTTGAATTTCGAAAACCCGCTTGATCAAACTCTTCGCGCAATCCTGGTGAGCATGTGCGAAGCCACCCCGTTTGAAACAGCGCTGATCAGCGTTCTCGAGCCGGGCGGGTTATTGAGGCGGATCACCGGCGTCGGCTTCACGCCTGAAATGCTAAACGACCTGATGGCGCGCAGGCAACCGCTTATCAGTTTACAGCAAATGCTACAACCCCAGTTTCTGGTCAGCCGGTCTTATTTTATTCCTGTCGATCAAGCGCCGATCATCCCCAGCGATGTTCTCTTGGTAACCGTAAACCCCGCCTCAGGCGCGGAGCGATCCCCAAGCGCCTGGGACCCTGATGACCTTTTGATCGTGCCTCTCGAAGATGAAACAGGAAACACGTTGGGCATCATCAGCGTTGACTCGCCGCGCAACGGTCTGCGGCCCGATCGCGCCGCGATCGAAGCCCTGGAGGTCTTTGCGGCTCAGGCATCCATTGCCATTCTCAACTATGGACGATTTACCGAACTACGCAACAAAGTAGACTCGCTCAAGTCTGGGCTCGATCGTCAGGAACGCTTCATCAACCTGACGCAAAAAGACCTTCCCATCCTCCTGCGCAAAGACCTCGATCAAACCATCGCCATCCACAACCTGGACCATCGCGGACAGCGCGTGCGCGCCGGGTTGGCGATTACCGAGTCTGTTAGCCGGCAACTTGACGCTTCCTCTGCCCTTCAGGCATTGGGGCGCGAGACCCTCACGCAGTTGAGCATGTCTGTCGCCATGATCGCCGAGTCGGCGAACGAAGGTCCGCGGCTGATGGCGGTGCTTGGGAATGTGACACGCTCCACAAATCCAGAAGCGTTGTTCGGACAACGAAACCCGCTTCGCGCCTGCCTGCAAACCGGCGAAACGATTTTAATTCCCAATGTCGATGAAAACATCGAGTGGCGCGAAACGCCTTTGCTCACCGCGTTGCAGGCGAAATCCGCAATTTGCCTCCCGATCAAGATCGACAAGCGAACGGTTGCCGCCATGTTGGCGATTAGCCGCGAACCGATGCCAGCCTTCACAGGCGAGGACCGGCAAGTATATAACCAGATCGCGCGGCAAACCTCGGTCATTCTTCAAAACATTTCCCTGCTCAACGAAACGCGCAAACGCCTGCAAGAGGTGAACCTGCTCCTCGATTTCAGCCGCCAATTGCGCGGTTTAGATTCGGATCGCATCGTCCGCGCGCTGTTGGATAGCGCGCGCCGAGCCCTGCCGGCGGCGCATGCCGGTGTGGTACTCGTTTGGGATGAGCAAACGAATCAACTATACCCGCATGCCGTTTCTGGCTATGCCGATAACGACTCGATGAAGCGCATTCTCTATCACCCAGGCGAATCTCTTCCGGGGCAGGTGTTTGAGTCGCGCAAGGCGCTGCGAGTGGATGAAATCCAATTCACGCGGGACTATTTATTCTCCACGGAGAGCCAGTTGCTTTATCGACAGGCGACCGGTGGGCGTTTGCCGGTATCCAGCCTGTTTATCCCGGTCCAATCCGGCGATCAGCCTGTGGGAGTTCTTGTGTTGGATAATTTCAACACGCCTGCGGCTTTCACCCCGGAAGATGAAGCCCTGCTTCTCTCGCTCTCTCAACAAGTGGGGCTGTCTCTCCAAAACGTTCGGCTGGTGCGCACCACCCAGGAACGCGCCGCGCAACTCGGAGCGCTGACCGACGCCGCCACCTCTCTTGCCTCAAGTTTGCAACGCAACGAGCTGGTTGCCTCGCTTCTCAATCAACTCGAACCGGTTATTCCTTATGATACCGCCGCGCTGTGGCTAAGAGAAAGGGACAAACTCACTGTTGCGGCGGCGAAAGGATTCCCGGACACCGAACGCCGCCTCGGGTTGACCGTGGCTGTCGAAGATAGCGCGTTATTCAACGAGATGATTCGCACCGGGCAGGGCATTCTGGTCGGCGATGTCCGGCAAGACGCGCGCTTCCCAGCGCTTGAAGCCCCACGCCTCTCGTGGATGGGAATGCCCTTGATCTCGAAGAACGAAGTCATCGGTGTGCTTGCGCTTGAAAAATGGCAGGCGTATTACTACACCCGCGATCACATGCAGGTTGGTAAAACATTCTCCTCACAAGCCGCTGTCGCGCTGGAAAATGCCCGTCTGTTCGAAGAAAGCATCAGCCGCGCCACAGAGTTGGACGAGCGCTCCGAACGCCTCGGTTTACTCAACCGTTTCTCCTCCGCCTTAAGCGGGCTTCTCGATGAAGGCAGAATCTTTCAATTGACCGCGGAAGAATTGCTGGCGGCTATGTTGACGCCTCGCGTTTCAGTTGTGACATTCGAACGCGGGAGCGCCGTGTTGAAGTATGACCTGCCTCGCTCGAAATCGAAACTGCCAGCCAAACTTCCCGACGCGCCGATCTTCCATCGTTTGAAAGAATCGCTGGGCGTCTTCACAACCGATGCCGTTGAGAACGAAGCCGACCTGGCTCCGTTGAGCGGTTTTCTCGGCTCCCGGACAAAGGCGCTGTTGATCCTCCCCTTGGTGAGCGGGGCAAGCCTGCGCGCCCTGGTCTTTGTGCATCAGGGAGAGTCGATCCGCTTCAGCGTAACAGAGATGGAATTGGCTCGCACCTTGACCACTCAGGCATCCATCGCGCTCGAGAATGCCCGCTTGTTCCAAGCCACGGTGTTTACCGCGGAACGCTTCTCGATTCTGAACAAAGCCAGTTATGAAGTTGGGGCAAGCCTCGACCCGGAACAAATCTACACCGCAGTGCATAAAGCCGCGCAACAGTTAATGCCGGTGGAATCTTTTGTGATCAGCCTGTTGGACGCGGAGACAGACGAGATCGAGGGCGTATATCTGGTGGATGGAAATGCCCGGTCGCCCTCCGTCCGCCTGCCCCGCTCGGAGGGGTTGAGCGGTCGCGTGATCTCCACCGGTTTGCCTTTATTGTTACACGGCAGGGAGAACGTGGAAGCAATGGGCGCTGTGATCTATGGAAAGCCCGATGTGCCTGTCTCGATTCTTGCCGTGCCGATGACCCTCGGTGGAAAGACCGTAGGGATGCTTTCCGCGCAAAGTTACCAAACGAATGTGTATACCCAGGAGGATTTACAAATCCTTAGCACCCTGGCGAATCAGGCTGTGGTTGCCATTCAGAACGGACGATTGTTCAAAGAAACACAACGCCTGGCTGAGGAACTTGAACTCCGCGTGGTCGATCGTACGGCGCAGTTGCAACGCGAGCAACAAAGCACCGAAACGCTATTGCGAATCCTTACCGAGGTTTCATCCAGCCTCGATCTGGACCGGGCGTTGAATCGAACCCTTGCCCTGCTCAACGATGCCGTGGGCGCGGAACAAGGCACCATCATGCTGGTCAGCGCTGAAGATAACCTGTTGCATTACCGCGCCGGGTATGGGTACCTCTCTGACCGGGTCACGGCTGAGGGACGCGGTTTTACTTTGAAGGTCGGCGAAGGTTTGGCAGGCTGGATCGTCAGACACCGCGAGCCTGCCCTCGTCAATGACCTGTTCTTGGATGATCGTTGGGTAAAAACCGCCACAACCGCCCGCGAGCACCGCAGCGCCATTGCCATGCCGCTCCTCGTTGCCGAGGATGTGATCGGTGTGCTCATGGTCTATCACCGCAAACCCCATTTTTTCAACGCCGAAATGCTGAGCCTGGTCAAAGCCATTGCGGGCCAGGTGGCGGTCGCCATCAACAATGCCCGCTTGTATGAATTGATCCGCGACCAGGCGGAGCGTCTTGGGAGTATGTTGCGGCGCGAGCAGGAAGATGCCAGCCGTTCGCAAGCCATCCTCGAAGCGGTGGCGGACGGCGTGCTGGTGACCGACCCGAACAATCGTATTTCATTCCTCAATCAATCGGCCGAGGATATTTTGAGTTTGGAATCTGGCAAAGTGATCGGACAGACGTTGGATGTCTTCGGCGGGTTGTTCGGGAAATCCGCCGCTTCGTGGATGCAAACCATCAACAACTGGTCCGAATCGCCATCCTCGTACCATGCGGGCGAAACCTTCGCAGAGCAATTGGTGCTTGAAAACGGCTTGATCGTTTTGGTGCATCTTGCGCCGGTGATCCTGCAAAACGATTTTCTGGGAACGGTATCCATCTTCCGCGATATTACGCATGAAGTGGAAGTAGACCGCTTGAAATCCGAGTTTGTCGCCACCGTCAGCCATGAATTGCGCACGCCCATGACCTCTATCCGCGGTTACGTAGACGTCCTGCTGATGGGGGCGGCGGGCGCCCTGAACGAGAACCAGACCCACTTCCTAAAGATCGTGAAAGGCAATACCGAACGCCTCAATATCCTCGTCAACGACCTACTCGATATTTCCCGCCTCGAATCGGGACGCGTCACCCTTTCACCCCAGGCGCTCGACCTGCGCGAGGTGGCGGAAGATGTTATCGGCGATGTGTTGCGGCGCTCGCAGGAGGAGAACAAGCCCATCGCGCTTTCACTGGATGCGCCGAAAAAACTGCCATACGTATTCGGCGATGCGGAACGCGTGCGCCAGGTCCTTGCCAACCTGGTGGATAACGCCTATCACTACACCCCGGAGAATGGGACGATCCTCGTTCAACTCCACCCATCTGATGCGGGAGGCGAAGTGCAGGTCAATATCAAAGATAACGGCGTGGGGATCGCGCTGGGCGACCAGCCGAGGGTCTTTGAACGCTTTTATCGTGGCGAACATCCGTTAGTGCTGGCAACTCCGGGAACCGGCTTGGGTCTATCCATCGTCAAAGAACTTGTGGAAATGCACAAGGGACGAATTTGGGTGCAAAGCGCGGGTCTGGATGGCGAAGGGAGCACGTTCTCCTTCACGCTTCCGGTATTCAAGAATTAA
- a CDS encoding response regulator, which produces MGKARLLIVEDDIDIGNMLKIFFAGMDFEVDVAVRGSDALEKTKNVLPHLIVLDIMLPDIDGYEVCRNLRTNMRTSHIPVIFLTQKDERSDKLQGLELGADDYITKPFDIEELKLRVQGAIRRAERESLTDPRSGLPAGRLIEEQLRRIIREKGWALLDARVNEFEPFKDVYGFVAGDDVLRFSAMLIGEVVDEIGTTTDFIGHAGGDNFIIITREEKAPLIKARLKERFNKEVQTHYNFIDRQQGFMHAPVADGSTMQVPFMTISVGVVSPSGQSFADIREITELAAEARRQDSA; this is translated from the coding sequence ATGGGAAAAGCCCGCCTGTTGATCGTGGAAGACGATATCGACATTGGGAACATGCTGAAGATCTTTTTTGCCGGCATGGATTTCGAAGTCGATGTTGCCGTGCGCGGCTCAGATGCGCTTGAGAAGACCAAAAACGTCCTGCCGCATTTGATCGTGCTGGATATTATGCTGCCGGATATCGACGGTTACGAGGTGTGTCGCAACCTGCGCACGAACATGCGCACCAGTCACATCCCCGTCATTTTTCTTACCCAGAAAGATGAGCGCAGTGACAAACTGCAGGGGCTGGAACTCGGCGCGGACGACTACATCACCAAGCCGTTCGACATCGAAGAGCTCAAACTGCGCGTGCAGGGCGCCATTCGCCGGGCAGAGCGTGAAAGCCTCACCGACCCGCGCTCGGGTCTCCCGGCGGGGCGGTTGATCGAGGAGCAATTACGGCGCATCATCCGCGAAAAAGGATGGGCGTTGCTCGATGCGCGCGTCAATGAGTTTGAGCCGTTCAAAGATGTGTACGGCTTTGTGGCAGGCGATGACGTGCTCCGGTTTAGCGCCATGCTGATCGGCGAAGTGGTGGATGAAATCGGCACAACCACCGATTTCATCGGTCATGCGGGCGGCGATAACTTCATTATCATCACCCGCGAGGAAAAAGCGCCGCTCATCAAAGCCCGCCTCAAAGAACGCTTTAATAAAGAAGTGCAGACGCACTATAACTTCATCGACCGCCAGCAGGGATTTATGCACGCCCCCGTCGCAGACGGCTCAACGATGCAGGTGCCGTTCATGACCATATCGGTGGGTGTCGTTTCGCCGAGCGGGCAATCGTTTGCGGACATCCGCGAAATTACCGAACTTGCGGCAGAAGCGCGCCGTCAGGATTCTGCGTAA